The Colias croceus chromosome 23, ilColCroc2.1 genome window below encodes:
- the LOC123702350 gene encoding zinc finger protein OZF-like: protein MTIYERLNAATFIENTTVKPFYYQQANFKCFYCTEIFPEVSSVLQHTDTHNLPDRSSLLKQYLRKGKRVIKVDVSNLKCRICDQKYTELEDIRKHLIASHKKEFNSAGNGLMPYDLRINNGLLSCHKCSKTFNSFFLLNRHMNVHFSVVCETCGLGFISHQRLINHRIVHQNGVHKCSNCQEVFPTKLKLRYHLFKKHEVTNAKRIKPLKCPHCLERFAEHYRKMTHLKEVHGITFTFDCQACKAVFPTRRALTEHTTKQHTQKIQCKICRKCFGTKSLLKMHLRGHTGERNFFCEVCQKAYMHERTLRQHMRVHGPVWKFTCSECGHGFHNRNDFNKHMKQWHPQWQFKAIVKNFSSDLLNQ, encoded by the coding sequence ATGACCATATATGAAAGGTTGAACGCAGCTACTTTTATAGAAAACACTACGGTCAAGCCGTTCTACTATCAGCAAGCGAATTTCAAATGCTTTTATTGCACAGAAATCTTTCCAGAGGTTTCGTCTGTGTTACAACATACAGATACGCACAATCTGCCAGATAGATCGAGTTTGCTGAAACAGTATCTTCGGAAAGGAAAGCGGGTTATAAAAGTTGATGTGTCTAATCTAAAATGCAGGATTTGTGACCAAAAGTATACAGAGCTTGAAGATATACGTAAACATTTGATTGCCAGCCACAAAAAGGAGTTTAATTCCGCTGGGAATGGACTCATGCCGTACGATCTAAGAATCAATAATGGTCTACTATCCTGCCATAAATGTAGCAAGACTTTCAATTCTTTCTTCCTCTTAAACAGGCATATGAATGTGCATTTTAGTGTGGTGTGTGAAACCTGCGGTCTCGGGTTCATATCACATCAGCGTCTGATAAACCATAGAATAGTTCACCAGAATGGGGTTCACAAATGTAGCAATTGTCAGGAAGTATTCCCGACGAAACTGAAGCTTCGTTATCATTTGTTTAAAAAGCATGAAGTCACGAATGCTAAGCGAATCAAGCCGTTAAAATGTCCTCATTGCTTAGAGCGCTTTGCGGAACATTATCGCAAAATGACACATCTAAAAGAAGTGCATGGTATTACATTCACGTTCGACTGTCAAGCTTGTAAAGCGGTTTTTCCAACGCGACGTGCCTTAACCGAGCATACGACGAAACAACACACGCAAAAAATTCAATGCAAGATTTGCAGAAAGTGCTTTGGAACGAAGTCTCTGTTGAAGATGCACTTGCGAGGCCACACGGGGGAGAGGAATTTCTTTTGCGAAGTTTGTCAGAAGGCGTATATGCATGAAAGAACCCTCCGACAGCATATGCGTGTACACGGCCCGGTTTGGAAGTTTACATGTAGTGAATGTGGGCACGGGTTTCATAATAGAAACGACTTTAACAAGCACATGAAGCAATGGCACCCGCAGTGGCAGTTCAAGGCGATTGTGAAGAACTTTAGCTCTGATTTATTGAACCAATAG
- the LOC123702250 gene encoding granzyme K-like — protein sequence MDGKKTRYNVLYMIAHQSLRRGMKNGANDIGLMKNEEVKHVTYAKLSAVDYTTFIGLEALSVGYGLMNTDNGLEAASSGNNTLQILEVMFTKCIDRNRYGRSPAMCTTPKCGAKNSICPGDSGGPIIHKSGVVAVHSTGVKCQSPYYSPRQFRRNLGVAVPVSPFFSWILEQMRLGSV from the exons ATGGATGGCAAAAAGACACGCTACAATGTGCTTTATATGATAGCCCATCAAAGTTTGAGGAGAGGTATGAAGAATGGTGCAAATGACATAGGGCTTATGAAGAATGAGGAAGTAAAACATGTGACTTACGCCAAATTAAGCGCGGTGGATTACACGACGTTTATCGGGCTAGAGGCCCTGTCTGTTGGTTATGGGCTGATGAACACAGATAATGGTTTGGAAGCAGCGTCGTCGGGTAATAATACTTTGCAG aTCCTTGAAGTGATGTTCACTAAATGCATCGACCGCAACCGATATGGTAGAAGTCCAGCGATGTGCACGACTCCAAAATGTGGCGCAAAGAATTCTATATGTCCAGGTGATTCTGGCGGACCAATCATACACAAATCGGGTGTAGTTGCCGTCCATTCTACTGGCGTAAAATGTCAAAGTCCATATTATTCACCACGCCAATTTCGAAGAAATTTAGGCGTTGCTGTACCAGTGAGTCCGTTTTTCAGTTGGATTTTGGAACAAATGAGACTTGGAAGTGTTTAA
- the LOC123702249 gene encoding chymotrypsin-2-like, with the protein MLVAIIFLIYVQAGELSNLRIWGGRDAEPNEFPYVVAIETRKKKGKESTETFSSHCTGSLIAPCWTLTAGHCVEFAPSRQIKLVITYTMDGKKTRYNVLYMIAHQNMILNLKNAANDIGLMKNEEVKDVTYAKLSAVDYTTFVGLEALSVGYGVMNTDNGLESASSDNNTLQVMEVMFIRCFDLNLNKPAMCTTTKCGVNSFICSGDSGGPIIHKSGVVAVHSMGHGCRKTNILPRKLGEFEIAGISAPVSPYFSWILEQMRLGNV; encoded by the exons ATGTTAGTGGCAATAATATTTCTGATTTACGTCCAAGCCGGTGAGTTATCGAATCTTCGTATATGGGGAGGAAGAGACGCAGAACCAAACGAATTTCCATACGTAGTCGCAATAGAAACCCGCAAAAAGAAAGGCAAAGAATCAACAGAAACATTCAGTTCTCATTGTACAGGATCCCTCATAGCTCCATGTTGGACGCTCACCGCCGGTCACTGTGTTGAATTCGCCCCTAGTAGACAAATCAAACTTGTCATAACCTATACGATGGATGGCAAAAAGACACGCTACAATGTACTTTATATGATAGCCCATCAAAATATGATTCTAAATCTAAAGAATGCTGCAAATGACATAGGACTCATGAAGAATGAGGAAGTAAAAGATGTGACTTACGCCAAATTGAGCGCGGTGGACTACACGACGTTTGTTGGGCTAGAAGCCCTGTCTGTTGGTTATGGGGTGATGAATACAGATAATGGTTTGGAATCAGCGTCGTCGGATAATAATACTTTGCAG GTTATGGAAGTGATGTTCATAAGATGCTTCGACCTCAATCTGAATAAGCCAGCAATGTGCACGACGACAAAATGTGGTGTAAACAGCTTCATTTGTTCAGGTGATTCTGGCGGACCAATCATACACAAATCGGGTGTTGTGGCCGTCCATAGTATGGGCCACGGCTGTcgaaaaacaaacatattaccAAGAAAATTAGGCGAATTTGAAATCGCTGGTATTTCTGCACCTGTGAGTCCATATTTCAGTTGGATTTTGGAGCAAATGAGACTTggaaatgtttaa
- the LOC123702346 gene encoding uncharacterized protein LOC123702346, translating to MGSVPTIPNIHKPPLTCCHVQETAAIDSLVRRFWELEELPTAPPVQHPDDVECEEYYKSTTTRDPVSGRYIVSLPFKDDFYTLGDSFNIARKRFMCLERKLQASPKLRLAYDDVIKDYLTKNYISPAPPYDPRDPTPIYIIPHHAVLREDKSSTKLRMVLDSSMPTSGSQRSLNDLLHVGPNLQGNLFTIILGFRLHAIAMTADCRQQFLQIFVREFDRRFQCFLYRFSPQDPLLLYQFNRVCFGIKSSPYHALRTVRQLVEDDGAKYPLASSIASSSLYMDDIAFSIPTECEAVSASQQLIDLFKGAQWDLVKWNSNSKNVLDNLPASHKLLPSAVEFDKTVQHKLLGLHWSTVDDCFYFKITAPADVMCSKRSILSITARLWDMMGFVAPTVVYNIPSDIFYHVSGIENPADVLSRGIMPQNLVSHPLWFQGPQWARSDPSDWPLRSLDGESIADIPERKLCTHTVCSPIKHCALYDTALRVSSRRVFYIYRFLILEEPNFAVNKIIPALQNKYFAEEYSYILYYKFYSQAFNRLKPFIRNRLILIGRLSDTALEYAHKHPVILPHNDHLIIMIIDYYHIKYMNIITHLFRVILTTALLLALPAPQVKSDHVSLLDRHSLLDKLVQSFWKRWRMEYLHGLQVRQKWNTPSTPITPGTVVVVINDNAPPLTWPLAVVEKVHPSKDDVARVCTVRTAKGTYLRPVVRLCPLPRQ from the exons ATGGGTTCAGTACCCACCATACCTAACATACATAAACCGCCCTTGACGTGTTGTCACGTTCAAGAGACCGCCGCTATTGACTCATTAGTCAGGCGTTTCTGGGAGCTCGAGGAGCTTCCTACCGCACCGCCCGTTCAGCATCCCGATGATGTTGAATgtgaagaatattataaatcaactACAACCCGCGACCCCGTGAGTGGCAGATATATCGTTTCGCTCCCATTTAAGGATGATTTCTACACTCTCGGTGACTCATTTAATATTGCCCGCAAACGTTTCATGTGCCTTGAAAGAAAGCTACAGGCTTCACCTAAATTAAGGTTGGCATATGATGACGTCATAAAAGATTATCTAACGAAGAATTATATTTCACCCGCGCCTCCGTATGATCCGCGTGACCCTAcacctatttatattataccgcATCACGCTGTTCTGCGCGAGGATAAATCGTCGACTAAGCTGCGCATGGTTTTAGATTCTAGCATGCCAACTTCTGGAAGCCAGCGTTCATTGAATGACCTTCTGCATGTTGGGCCGAATTTACAAGGCaatttgtttacaattattttaggtTTTCGTCTCCACGCGATTGCCATGACCGCCGATTGCCGCCAACAATTTCTGCAGATTTTCGTGCGTGAGTTTGATCGtcgttttcaatgttttttatatcGTTTCAGCCCGCAGGATCCGCTACttctttatcaatttaatcgAGTTTGCTTTGGCATCAAGTCTAGTCCTTATCATGCACTGCGCACGGTAAGACAGCTCGTAGAAGATGACGGCGCGAAATATCCGCTCGCGAGTAGCATTGCGTCTTCCTCGTTGTATATGGATGATATCGCCTTCTCTATTCCCACGGAATGTGAAGCAGTTTCCGCGTCGCAGCAGCTCATCGATTTGTTCAAGGGAGCTCAGTGGGATCTAGTTAAATGGAATAGTAATagtaaaaatgtgttagataATCTTCCCGCTTCGCACAAACTTTTACCCTCCGCGGTAGAGTTTGATAAGACCGTGCAACATAAATTACTTGGTCTGCATTGGTCTACTGTTgatgattgtttttattttaaaattaccgcACCCGCCGATGTGATGTGCAGTAAGCGCTCCATATTGTCAATTACCGCCCGTCTGTGGGACATGATGGGCTTCGTTGCTCCCACAGTCGTGTATAACATCCCATCAGATATTTTCTACCATGTTTCTGGTATTGAAAATCCCGCTGACGTTCTTTCGCGTGGCATTATGCCACAAAATCTCGTCTCGCACCCTCTGTGGTTCCAAGGACCCCAGTGGGCTCGTTCGGACCCGTCTGATTGGCCTCTTAGGAGTCTCGATGGTGAGTCAATTGCAGACATTCCCGAACGAAAATTATGCACGCACACTGTGTGCTCGCCTATAAAGCATTGCGCTTTATACGATACCGCCCTTCGCGTCTCGTCGCGtcgtgtattttatatttataggttccttatat TAGAGGAACCTAATTTcgctgtaaataaaattattcccgccctgcaaaataaatattttgcagaGGAGTATTCTTATATactctattataaattttattcgcaGGCCTTCAACCGCTTGAAGCCTTTTATTCGCAACAGACTAATCCTCATCGGACGTCTAAGCGATACCGCCCTGGAATATGCACATAAGCATCCAGTGATATTACCGCACAATGATCACCTAATCATCATGATCAttgattattatcatattaaatatatgaatattataacgCATTTATTTCGTGTTATTTTAACTACCGCGCTTTTATTAGCATTACCCGCGCCGCAAGTCAAATCTGATCACGTCAGTTTGCTTGATAGGCATTCGCTACTGGACAAGTTAGTTCAGTCGTTTTGGAAACGTTGGAGAATGGAATACTTACACGGTCTGCAGGTTAGGCAGAAATGGAATACGCCTTCCACACCTATTACTCCTGGAACGGTCGTGGttgtaataaatgataatgcaCCGCCCCTAACCTGGCCTTTAGCCGTCGTAGAGAAAGTACATCCTTCAAAGGACGACGTCGCGCGCGTTTGTACAGTTAGAACCGCCAAGGGAACTTACCTTCGCCCGGTCGTTCGTTTATGTCCGCTTCCAAGACAATAG